From the Pseudarthrobacter sp. MM222 genome, one window contains:
- a CDS encoding dihydrodipicolinate synthase family protein, producing MSSQFQGVIPPVVTPRHADGSIDTASLQNLTKHLLDGGVSGLFVLGSSAEVPYMTNAERDLVVSTIAAANAGAVPLIVGANEQTTNRVIEEAKRVIDLGADAIVVTSMYYAIGNASETETHFRTIHAGVETPIFAYDVPVRTHFKLPTDLLIRLGRDGIIAGVKDSSGDDVSFRQLLLAAKDIDNFDIFTGHEVVVDGALLGGAQGVVPGLGNVDPRGYRNLVDAAIAGDWAKAAAEQDRLADLFEIVYTPNGRVSGGAAGLGAFKTALQIMGIIESNTMSIPMPALNEEETTAIKVILERNSLV from the coding sequence TTGTCTTCCCAGTTCCAGGGCGTCATCCCGCCCGTCGTCACCCCCCGCCACGCAGACGGCAGCATCGACACTGCATCACTGCAGAACCTCACCAAGCACCTGCTCGACGGCGGCGTGTCCGGACTCTTCGTCCTGGGCTCCTCCGCGGAGGTGCCGTACATGACCAACGCCGAACGTGACCTCGTGGTCAGCACCATCGCCGCCGCCAACGCCGGCGCCGTGCCCCTGATCGTCGGCGCCAACGAGCAGACCACCAACCGCGTCATCGAGGAAGCCAAACGCGTCATCGACCTCGGGGCCGACGCCATCGTGGTCACGTCCATGTACTACGCCATCGGCAACGCCAGCGAAACCGAGACCCACTTCCGCACCATTCACGCAGGTGTTGAGACGCCGATCTTCGCCTACGACGTTCCGGTCCGGACCCACTTCAAGCTCCCCACAGACCTGCTGATCCGGCTGGGCCGCGACGGCATCATCGCCGGCGTCAAGGACTCCTCCGGCGACGACGTCTCCTTCCGCCAACTCCTGCTCGCAGCAAAGGACATCGATAACTTCGACATCTTTACCGGCCACGAAGTAGTGGTCGACGGCGCACTCCTCGGCGGCGCACAAGGCGTGGTCCCGGGCTTGGGCAACGTCGACCCCCGCGGCTACCGCAACCTCGTTGACGCAGCCATTGCCGGGGACTGGGCCAAGGCAGCGGCCGAACAGGACCGCCTGGCCGACCTCTTCGAGATCGTCTACACCCCCAACGGACGCGTCTCCGGCGGAGCAGCCGGCCTCGGCGCCTTCAAGACCGCCCTGCAGATCATGGGCATCATCGAATCCAACACCATGAGCATCCCCATGCCCGCGCTGAACGAAGAAGAAACGACCGCGATCAAGGTCATCCTCGAACGCAACAGCCTGGTCTAG
- a CDS encoding ATP-binding cassette domain-containing protein, which yields MSVSTGKPVIELKDVKVHHRARTGSLFRPNIVKAVNGVNFTISRGETVGIVGESGCGKSTLASVLVGLQAPTSGQVLFHGNPAIKRNASMRKEFGRAVSVVFQDPATALNPRMTIQDILTDPLQIHGIGNTASRAAKVRELLALVGLPASAAEVTPSQVSGGQRQRVAIARALALDPDIIVADEPTSALDVSVRAQVLNLLSDLKTQLNLGMVFISHDIQTVRYISDRICVMYFGEIVEEGPAAQVFDTPRNDYTKKLLGAAPSLLHT from the coding sequence GTGAGCGTTTCCACCGGCAAACCGGTCATCGAACTCAAGGACGTCAAAGTCCACCACCGCGCACGGACCGGCAGCCTTTTCCGCCCCAACATTGTCAAAGCCGTCAATGGTGTGAACTTCACCATCAGCCGCGGCGAAACCGTGGGCATCGTGGGTGAGTCCGGCTGCGGCAAGTCAACCCTGGCCTCCGTCCTGGTAGGTTTGCAGGCACCCACCTCCGGTCAGGTGCTTTTCCACGGCAATCCGGCCATCAAACGGAATGCGTCCATGCGTAAGGAATTCGGCCGCGCCGTATCGGTGGTGTTCCAGGACCCCGCCACGGCCCTGAACCCGCGCATGACCATCCAGGACATCCTCACGGACCCGCTCCAGATACATGGGATCGGCAACACCGCCTCCCGGGCTGCCAAGGTCAGGGAACTCCTTGCGCTGGTGGGCCTGCCCGCCTCCGCGGCGGAAGTGACGCCGTCGCAGGTGTCCGGCGGCCAGCGGCAGCGCGTGGCCATTGCCAGGGCACTGGCCCTGGACCCGGACATCATCGTCGCCGATGAACCGACGTCGGCCCTGGACGTCTCGGTCCGGGCGCAGGTACTGAACCTCCTCTCGGACCTGAAGACCCAGCTGAACCTGGGAATGGTGTTCATCTCCCACGACATCCAGACCGTCCGCTACATCTCCGACCGCATCTGCGTGATGTACTTCGGCGAAATCGTGGAGGAAGGCCCCGCCGCCCAGGTCTTCGACACCCCACGGAACGACTACACCAAAAAGCTCCTCGGAGCAGCCCCCAGCCTGCTGCACACCTAG
- a CDS encoding dipeptide/oligopeptide/nickel ABC transporter permease/ATP-binding protein produces MRSKLAERLSAPGLRFKALPWSSRLALAFLVVIAVAAIFAPVLAPHDPLETFIPATPPGAEHFLGTDRLGRDIFSRLLYGSQSSLLIGLGAVGLAVLVGAFLGSLSATSSKAVNELIMRIMDILMAFPGIALAAVLLAAFGNSVPTIIIAIAIIYTPQLARVVRANVLAQYGEDYVRAERVIGAGRFYILIKHIVRNTAAPVLVFATVMVADAIILEASLSFLGAGVQDPAPSWGNIISYGRNLVLSGGWWATTFAGLTILLTVLALNILAEGLTDAMVNPKLRKAPVVKDDDGSAAVVAGAAVDTEVATSVAQPSVVEEHELDGVRTASGGILDEENYNRSAVLTDVKVASANPHLLLDRELELLAAVEGTRTDRLAQVPADARTVLEVKNLSIRFPGRFGDTAIVDNVSFSVHEGETMGLVGESGCGKSITSLAVMGLLPKTAWISGSITFDGKELLDPQTSHSDPKAYQGLRGEQIAMVYQDALSSLNPSMKIKDQMTQLTRRGGRKTPAELLEMVKLDPVRTLASYPHELSGGQRQRVLIAMALSRSPKIVVADEPTTALDVTVQKQVVDLLNELREQLGFAMVFVSHDLALVASLAHRITVMYAGQVVESAQASELLQNPKHEYTRGLLGAVLSIEADAARLHQIPGTVPSPQDFAPGDRFAPRSQRRDANPNQQLVLTAVGGDSDHYWASHLKEDAK; encoded by the coding sequence ATGCGCAGCAAACTCGCCGAACGTCTGAGCGCCCCGGGACTCCGCTTCAAGGCACTGCCTTGGAGCTCCCGCCTGGCCCTCGCCTTCCTGGTTGTAATCGCCGTTGCCGCCATCTTCGCCCCGGTCCTGGCGCCGCACGATCCGCTCGAAACGTTCATTCCCGCGACACCTCCGGGGGCCGAACACTTCCTCGGCACAGACAGGCTGGGCCGGGATATCTTCTCCCGCCTGCTCTACGGATCGCAGTCCTCCCTCCTGATCGGCCTCGGCGCCGTCGGTCTGGCAGTACTGGTGGGCGCATTCCTGGGCTCGCTGTCTGCGACATCGAGCAAAGCCGTCAACGAACTCATCATGCGGATCATGGACATCCTGATGGCGTTCCCCGGGATCGCCCTGGCGGCCGTCCTGCTGGCGGCGTTCGGCAACTCAGTGCCTACCATCATCATTGCCATCGCCATCATCTACACCCCGCAACTCGCCCGGGTTGTCCGCGCCAACGTCCTGGCCCAGTACGGCGAAGACTACGTCCGGGCAGAACGGGTCATCGGCGCAGGACGCTTCTACATCCTGATCAAGCACATCGTCCGCAACACCGCAGCCCCGGTCCTGGTGTTCGCCACGGTCATGGTTGCTGACGCCATCATCCTGGAGGCCTCCCTGTCCTTCCTGGGCGCCGGCGTCCAAGACCCGGCACCCTCCTGGGGCAACATCATCTCCTACGGCCGCAACCTCGTCCTGTCCGGCGGCTGGTGGGCCACCACCTTCGCCGGCCTCACCATTCTCCTCACCGTTCTGGCCCTGAACATCCTCGCCGAAGGCCTCACCGACGCCATGGTCAACCCCAAACTGCGCAAGGCACCCGTGGTGAAGGACGACGACGGCTCGGCAGCCGTTGTTGCCGGCGCGGCCGTGGACACCGAGGTTGCAACGTCAGTTGCTCAGCCGTCGGTCGTGGAAGAGCACGAGCTCGACGGCGTCCGTACCGCTTCCGGGGGAATCCTCGACGAGGAGAACTACAACAGGTCAGCAGTGCTCACGGACGTGAAGGTGGCCTCGGCCAACCCGCACCTCCTGCTCGACCGCGAGCTGGAACTGTTGGCAGCCGTCGAAGGCACCCGGACGGACCGGTTGGCGCAGGTCCCTGCAGATGCAAGGACCGTCCTTGAGGTGAAAAACCTTTCCATCCGGTTCCCTGGCAGGTTCGGTGACACCGCCATCGTGGACAACGTCTCCTTCAGTGTTCACGAGGGCGAAACCATGGGCCTGGTGGGCGAATCCGGCTGCGGCAAGTCCATCACCTCACTTGCCGTCATGGGCCTGTTGCCCAAGACGGCATGGATCAGCGGCTCCATCACGTTCGACGGCAAGGAACTGCTGGACCCGCAAACCAGCCACAGCGATCCCAAGGCCTATCAGGGGCTCCGCGGGGAACAGATCGCCATGGTCTACCAGGACGCGCTCAGTTCCCTGAACCCGTCCATGAAGATCAAGGACCAGATGACCCAGCTGACCCGTCGCGGCGGCCGTAAGACCCCTGCCGAGCTGCTGGAAATGGTCAAGCTTGACCCGGTACGGACACTCGCCAGCTACCCGCACGAGCTCTCAGGCGGCCAGCGCCAGCGCGTGCTGATCGCCATGGCGCTCTCACGTTCCCCCAAGATCGTGGTGGCAGATGAGCCAACCACCGCCCTGGACGTTACAGTCCAGAAACAGGTGGTGGACCTGCTCAACGAACTGCGCGAACAGCTCGGCTTTGCCATGGTGTTCGTCAGCCACGACCTTGCCCTGGTCGCCTCCCTGGCCCACCGCATCACGGTCATGTACGCCGGTCAGGTCGTTGAATCAGCGCAAGCGTCCGAGCTGCTGCAAAACCCCAAGCACGAATACACCCGCGGACTGCTCGGCGCCGTGCTCTCCATCGAAGCCGACGCCGCCCGCCTCCATCAGATTCCCGGCACAGTGCCCTCACCACAGGACTTCGCGCCCGGCGACCGCTTCGCCCCGCGCTCCCAGCGCCGCGACGCCAACCCCAACCAGCAACTTGTCCTCACCGCCGTAGGCGGGGACTCTGACCACTACTGGGCAAGCCACCTGAAGGAGGACGCCAAGTGA
- a CDS encoding ABC transporter permease — MILGITLLVFLVLQAAPGDQASSALGEGASEEAKEQYRQANGLNDPVLLQYVRFLGRLLQFDLGVTTPPAKSVASMIGSAFPLTLQLTFLGVIIAVVLSLVFGIMGALYRDKWQDQLVRVFSIAAVATPSFWLGILLIQWFALGPAPLFPSGGIATPESGFGGWLNSMALPALALGIPVSASLIRVVRTSMVEELDRDYVRTAIGNGVPYREVVSKNVLRNALVTPVTVLGLRIGYLLGGAVVIEMIFALPGMGQLILNGITNLDVNLVQGVVLIISVTFVLVNIAVDLLYLLINPRIRTV; from the coding sequence ATGATCCTGGGCATCACACTGCTCGTGTTCCTCGTCCTGCAGGCCGCCCCCGGTGACCAGGCGAGCAGTGCCCTGGGCGAAGGGGCAAGCGAGGAAGCCAAAGAGCAGTACCGCCAGGCCAACGGCCTGAACGATCCCGTCCTGCTCCAGTACGTCCGCTTCCTCGGCAGGCTCCTGCAGTTCGACCTGGGTGTCACCACTCCCCCGGCGAAATCCGTGGCCAGCATGATCGGTTCGGCTTTTCCGCTCACCCTGCAGCTGACGTTCCTGGGCGTCATCATTGCCGTGGTTCTCTCTCTGGTCTTTGGCATCATGGGCGCACTGTACCGGGACAAATGGCAGGACCAACTGGTGCGAGTCTTCTCCATCGCCGCAGTGGCGACGCCGTCGTTCTGGCTGGGCATCCTGCTGATCCAGTGGTTCGCCCTGGGCCCCGCCCCGCTGTTCCCGTCCGGAGGCATCGCCACTCCCGAGTCCGGCTTCGGCGGCTGGCTCAACTCGATGGCGCTGCCCGCTCTTGCCCTCGGCATCCCGGTCTCAGCCTCCCTCATCCGGGTGGTCCGCACCTCCATGGTGGAGGAGCTGGACCGGGACTACGTCCGAACCGCCATCGGTAACGGTGTCCCCTACCGCGAAGTGGTTTCCAAAAACGTGCTCCGCAACGCACTGGTCACCCCGGTGACCGTGCTGGGATTGCGGATCGGCTACCTGCTCGGCGGTGCCGTGGTGATTGAAATGATCTTTGCCCTGCCCGGAATGGGCCAGCTGATCCTGAACGGCATCACCAACCTCGACGTCAACCTGGTCCAGGGCGTGGTCCTCATCATCTCCGTGACCTTTGTCCTGGTGAATATCGCCGTGGACCTTCTCTACCTGCTCATCAACCCCCGAATCAGGACCGTGTGA
- a CDS encoding ABC transporter substrate-binding protein, with the protein MNISSKNLPLVKDASRRNFLKLTGAMGVAAAFATTLAACGAPATTTSGATTNTSPINKDLTIEAGISYALSTGFDPISSSGATPMAANLHIFEGLIELHPATREPYNALAAADPKMVNDTTYQVAIRDGAVFHDGTPVTAEDVVFSFTRVMNPANKSLFSQFIPFIQDVKALDAKTIEFSLKYAFPGFGPRISVVKVVPKALTNFPVGSEQLKSFDAKPVGTGPYKLISAVKDDKIVFEANDAYTGPMPALAKGMTWLLLSDAAARVTAMQSGRVQAIEDVPYLDMEGLKSKATVESVQSFGLLFMMFNCNAAPFNNKLVRQALHYGLDKDSIIKKALFGNAKPASSYFQEGHPDYVKAKNVYGYDAKKAEELLKEAGVTSLEFELLTTDTAWVKDVAPLMLESWNKIPGVKVTLKNLQSGALYTDRVAKGDYTVVAAPGDPSVFGNDADLLLSWFYAGDTWMKNRAFWGETPERAQLVDLMSKAGQASKDDAKKLTGEIVDLVSDEVPLYPLFHRQLPSAWDSKKLSGFKPLPTTGVSFVGVGRTS; encoded by the coding sequence ATGAACATCTCCTCCAAGAACCTGCCGCTGGTCAAAGATGCCAGCCGCCGGAACTTCCTCAAACTGACTGGCGCCATGGGTGTCGCCGCAGCATTCGCCACCACCCTTGCTGCCTGCGGCGCCCCGGCCACCACGACCTCCGGCGCTACGACGAACACCTCGCCGATCAACAAGGACCTCACCATCGAGGCCGGCATCTCCTATGCCCTTTCCACCGGCTTCGACCCGATCTCCTCCTCCGGCGCCACGCCGATGGCGGCGAACCTGCATATCTTCGAGGGCCTGATCGAGCTCCACCCGGCAACCCGTGAGCCGTACAACGCCTTGGCGGCCGCCGACCCGAAGATGGTCAATGACACCACCTACCAGGTGGCTATCCGCGACGGCGCCGTCTTCCACGACGGCACCCCGGTAACCGCCGAGGACGTTGTCTTCTCCTTCACCCGCGTGATGAACCCCGCCAACAAGTCTTTGTTCTCGCAGTTCATCCCGTTCATCCAGGACGTCAAGGCACTGGATGCCAAGACCATCGAGTTCAGCCTCAAGTACGCGTTCCCCGGCTTCGGACCCCGCATCTCCGTGGTCAAGGTCGTTCCCAAGGCCCTGACCAACTTCCCGGTCGGCTCCGAACAGCTGAAGTCCTTCGACGCAAAGCCTGTCGGGACCGGCCCGTACAAGCTCATCTCCGCCGTCAAGGATGACAAGATCGTCTTCGAGGCCAACGACGCCTACACCGGCCCGATGCCGGCCCTGGCCAAGGGCATGACCTGGCTGCTGCTCTCCGATGCCGCGGCCCGCGTCACCGCCATGCAGTCCGGGCGCGTCCAGGCCATCGAGGATGTCCCCTACCTCGACATGGAAGGCCTGAAGTCCAAGGCCACCGTTGAATCTGTACAGTCCTTCGGGCTGCTCTTCATGATGTTCAACTGCAACGCAGCGCCCTTCAACAACAAGCTCGTCCGTCAGGCCCTCCACTACGGCCTGGACAAGGACTCCATCATCAAGAAGGCCCTGTTCGGCAACGCCAAACCGGCCAGCTCCTACTTCCAGGAGGGCCATCCGGATTACGTCAAGGCCAAGAACGTCTACGGCTACGATGCCAAGAAGGCCGAGGAACTGCTCAAGGAAGCCGGCGTCACCAGCCTCGAATTTGAACTCCTCACCACGGACACGGCCTGGGTGAAGGATGTTGCCCCCCTGATGCTCGAGTCCTGGAACAAGATTCCGGGCGTCAAGGTGACCCTGAAGAACCTCCAGTCCGGTGCCCTGTACACGGACCGCGTTGCCAAGGGTGACTACACGGTGGTTGCAGCGCCCGGCGACCCGTCTGTGTTCGGCAACGACGCGGACCTGCTGCTGAGCTGGTTCTACGCAGGCGACACCTGGATGAAGAACCGCGCCTTCTGGGGCGAAACACCAGAACGCGCCCAGCTCGTGGACCTGATGTCCAAGGCCGGCCAGGCCTCGAAGGACGACGCCAAAAAGCTGACGGGCGAAATCGTGGACCTGGTCTCCGACGAGGTCCCGCTCTACCCGCTGTTCCACCGCCAGCTTCCCAGCGCCTGGGATTCAAAGAAGCTCAGCGGCTTCAAGCCCCTGCCCACCACCGGAGTTTCCTTCGTTGGTGTGGGCCGCACCTCCTAG
- a CDS encoding DUF4862 family protein — protein sequence MSLIVGAYPAVPEAPQQQLFYQGLGRVPSIRGLELPYGQAGGSPWPAGAPENWAAVVTAIPGTMQRLNQDKTFGLASTDSQGRLKALEFVSGLREYVLQLAGEGHPVEAVELHSAPRRSSSAKALEESFKELLDWDWGGTRLLIEHCDAPRPGSNPEKGFLTFRDEVNVIRSLREQGWHHTGIVVNWARSVIETENPDTAVEHLSQAREADTLAGLMFSGCSPTETEFGYPWIDAHLPAAEVPGAPPSSLLNASEIQRCLHAAGPVSLTGFKIGLSRHGLSPEERLARLQQMCDLIE from the coding sequence ATGTCCCTGATTGTGGGTGCGTATCCCGCCGTGCCGGAGGCGCCGCAGCAGCAGCTGTTTTACCAAGGACTCGGACGCGTTCCGTCTATCCGGGGTCTGGAGCTCCCTTACGGCCAGGCCGGCGGCAGTCCCTGGCCAGCCGGGGCGCCGGAAAACTGGGCCGCGGTGGTGACCGCCATTCCCGGCACCATGCAGCGCCTGAACCAGGACAAGACTTTCGGTCTGGCTTCCACCGACAGCCAGGGCCGGTTGAAGGCGCTGGAATTTGTGTCAGGGCTGCGGGAATATGTCCTTCAACTAGCGGGGGAAGGGCACCCTGTGGAGGCGGTGGAACTGCACTCCGCCCCTCGTCGGTCATCCTCCGCCAAGGCCCTCGAGGAGTCCTTCAAGGAACTGCTCGACTGGGATTGGGGCGGTACCCGTCTGCTGATCGAGCATTGCGATGCTCCCCGTCCGGGTAGCAACCCGGAAAAGGGGTTCCTGACCTTCAGAGACGAAGTGAATGTCATCCGCTCCCTCCGGGAGCAGGGGTGGCACCATACGGGAATCGTCGTGAACTGGGCCCGGTCCGTCATTGAAACGGAAAACCCTGACACTGCCGTCGAACACCTGTCACAGGCCCGGGAAGCCGACACCCTGGCCGGACTGATGTTCTCCGGTTGCTCACCCACGGAAACCGAGTTCGGTTACCCCTGGATCGACGCCCATCTTCCCGCCGCTGAGGTACCCGGCGCCCCGCCGAGCTCGCTGCTGAACGCCAGCGAAATCCAGCGCTGCCTCCACGCAGCCGGCCCGGTTTCCCTGACCGGCTTCAAGATTGGGCTATCTCGGCACGGGCTGTCTCCCGAGGAGCGTCTCGCCCGGCTGCAGCAGATGTGCGACCTGATCGAATAA
- a CDS encoding sialidase family protein — MTSYVCGPVASAHPSLEQVLAVRGHGGYRQYRIPALAVTVRGALLAAYDGRPNLDDLPSPIDLLVRRSLDNGKTWGPQQVVRTGSGLQGYGDPSLLVDAETGRIFLFHAAGTRAGFFESTTGLDPDDELIQHCDLSFSDDDGVSWQHRRITDQLKGSSSAARVITGIFASAGQGIQIHTGPYRGRLVQQFVVLRGGKIMAASAYSDDHGDNWTLGELIYATPEGAAPNENKVASLADGRLLLHSRATPWRLAAFSDDGGHSWSSLAPVGDLPDPSDNGSLARFDGLPAVPNLATAVTDQWLLATNNHDTNLRRNTVLSLSPDNGATWPAKLVLCAGSSAYSTATRLPDGNIAVLYERQGYREIVFVSVPPGQLTDQLAARTPAAAGDGAPPAGPGLSFEMELRSITPGLPAVWQDAGESHVLATDGSGWGAGTWKEIGQGYSPDQVQVLGTREAQDLNYGPVLPGCKAGDILAFTGRARNDGTEAAYGVRLTGPGSDAFPATDLSPGEQTLYFTPAYTVTEEDAAQPAFDVIYAVEARQNGSLHQWSRVFRFDVTTGAVSIEDTSSP; from the coding sequence GTGACATCCTATGTTTGCGGTCCCGTAGCGTCCGCCCACCCCTCCCTTGAGCAGGTCCTGGCCGTCCGGGGGCACGGCGGTTACCGTCAGTACCGCATTCCCGCCTTAGCGGTCACCGTCCGGGGCGCGCTGTTGGCGGCTTATGACGGGCGGCCAAACCTGGATGACCTGCCCAGCCCAATCGATCTGCTGGTCCGCCGGAGCTTGGACAACGGGAAGACCTGGGGTCCCCAGCAGGTGGTGCGTACCGGGTCCGGGTTGCAGGGTTATGGGGATCCAAGCCTGCTGGTGGATGCCGAAACGGGTCGGATCTTCCTCTTCCACGCAGCGGGCACACGTGCCGGCTTTTTTGAATCCACTACCGGCCTGGACCCGGACGATGAGCTCATTCAGCACTGCGACCTCAGCTTTTCGGACGACGACGGTGTGAGCTGGCAGCACCGGCGCATCACGGACCAATTGAAGGGCAGCAGTTCCGCCGCCCGGGTGATTACCGGCATTTTCGCGTCCGCGGGGCAGGGCATTCAGATCCACACCGGACCGTACCGGGGCCGTCTCGTCCAGCAGTTCGTTGTTCTCCGCGGCGGCAAGATCATGGCGGCCTCGGCCTACAGTGATGACCACGGGGACAACTGGACCCTGGGAGAACTTATTTATGCCACCCCCGAGGGAGCGGCGCCCAATGAGAACAAGGTGGCCTCGCTGGCTGACGGTCGGCTGCTCCTGCACAGCCGCGCCACTCCATGGCGGCTGGCCGCATTCTCGGACGACGGCGGCCACAGCTGGAGCAGTCTCGCTCCCGTCGGGGACCTGCCGGATCCCAGCGACAACGGCTCCCTTGCCCGGTTCGACGGCCTGCCCGCCGTGCCGAACCTGGCCACCGCAGTGACGGACCAGTGGCTGTTGGCGACCAACAACCACGACACCAATCTGCGGCGGAACACCGTGCTGAGCCTCTCCCCCGACAATGGGGCGACGTGGCCGGCGAAGCTGGTCCTGTGTGCGGGCAGTTCCGCGTATTCGACGGCGACGCGGCTGCCCGACGGCAACATCGCGGTGCTGTACGAGCGCCAGGGCTACCGGGAAATAGTTTTTGTTTCCGTCCCTCCGGGTCAGTTGACCGATCAGCTTGCCGCGCGGACACCGGCGGCAGCGGGTGATGGAGCGCCTCCGGCGGGCCCGGGTCTTTCCTTTGAGATGGAGTTGCGGTCCATCACGCCGGGCCTGCCTGCAGTATGGCAGGACGCCGGGGAGTCCCATGTCCTGGCTACGGACGGGAGCGGCTGGGGCGCCGGGACCTGGAAGGAGATCGGCCAGGGCTATTCCCCGGACCAGGTCCAGGTCCTTGGCACGCGCGAGGCGCAGGACCTGAACTACGGTCCTGTCCTACCGGGCTGCAAAGCCGGCGACATTCTCGCCTTCACCGGACGGGCAAGGAACGACGGGACCGAGGCTGCTTACGGGGTGCGGCTGACCGGCCCGGGCTCCGACGCCTTCCCCGCAACCGACCTTTCCCCGGGTGAGCAGACCCTTTACTTCACCCCTGCCTACACAGTCACTGAAGAGGACGCAGCGCAACCGGCATTCGACGTCATCTACGCGGTCGAAGCAAGGCAGAACGGATCCCTTCATCAATGGTCCCGGGTCTTCCGCTTCGACGTCACCACCGGAGCCGTCAGCATCGAGGATACGTCCTCACCATAA
- a CDS encoding Lrp/AsnC family transcriptional regulator produces the protein MQTLDGTDTRLLSAMASDPRRTVVALAQKLGLSRNTVQARMAQLEKKHVFLSFERRINPASLGYPLMAFISVHVQQQKLGTLAVELAGIPEILEGYGLTGSADLLLRVVALDAEDLFRINGKILACDGVDRTDTALAMGELIPFRIQPLLERGSAEG, from the coding sequence ATGCAAACCTTGGATGGCACCGACACCCGTCTGCTTTCGGCCATGGCGAGCGATCCGCGGCGCACCGTGGTTGCCTTGGCCCAGAAGCTCGGACTGTCGCGCAACACCGTGCAGGCCCGGATGGCCCAGCTGGAGAAGAAACACGTCTTCCTTTCGTTCGAACGGCGCATTAATCCGGCCTCCCTGGGCTACCCGCTGATGGCCTTCATTTCGGTGCACGTCCAGCAACAGAAACTGGGCACGCTGGCGGTGGAGCTGGCGGGCATCCCGGAAATCCTGGAAGGCTACGGGCTCACCGGCTCCGCGGATCTGCTGCTGCGCGTCGTGGCCCTGGACGCCGAAGACCTGTTCCGGATCAACGGGAAGATCCTGGCCTGCGACGGCGTGGACCGGACGGACACAGCACTGGCCATGGGCGAGCTGATTCCGTTCCGGATCCAGCCGCTGCTCGAGCGGGGCTCCGCGGAAGGCTAA
- the pdhA gene encoding pyruvate dehydrogenase (acetyl-transferring) E1 component subunit alpha, producing MFTDDAGKGGIAAGGPGNSAESNRRTGGDLVQLITPGGERVSHPEFDSWIQDVTDEQLGTLYEDMVVIRRIDAEATALQRQGQLALWPPLLGQEASQIGSARALRDDDFVFPSYRDNGVAYVRGVNVEDIVRAWRGNSLSGWDPYTVNVATQQIIIGAQTLHATGYAMGIQNDGADSVAVAYFGDGATSEGDVNEAMVFAASFQAPVVFFCQNNHWAISEPVKLQSHIQIADRAAGFGIPSMRVDGNDVLAVMAAMRIALDRARHGGGPTFIEAVTYRMGPHTTADDPTRYRDANELEDWAAKDPIARVKSLLERKGLLTAELEAAVTAKADAVAKALRAGTINMPEPQPLDVFKHVYSTPNSWLDRQQDHYSRYLASFGDPAEAASEEGAR from the coding sequence ATGTTTACCGACGACGCGGGCAAGGGCGGCATCGCCGCCGGCGGCCCCGGGAACAGCGCAGAATCAAACAGGCGGACCGGCGGGGACCTCGTCCAGCTGATCACCCCGGGGGGCGAACGGGTCAGCCATCCCGAATTCGACTCCTGGATCCAGGATGTCACCGACGAGCAGCTCGGCACACTCTACGAAGACATGGTGGTGATCCGCCGGATCGACGCAGAGGCAACCGCCCTTCAGCGCCAGGGCCAACTGGCGCTCTGGCCCCCGTTGCTGGGCCAGGAAGCGTCCCAGATCGGCTCGGCCCGGGCCCTCCGGGACGACGACTTCGTCTTCCCCAGCTACCGCGACAACGGCGTCGCCTACGTCCGCGGGGTGAACGTGGAGGACATCGTCCGGGCCTGGCGGGGCAACTCACTTTCCGGCTGGGACCCGTACACCGTGAACGTGGCAACGCAGCAGATCATCATTGGCGCCCAGACCCTGCACGCCACGGGCTACGCCATGGGCATCCAGAATGACGGCGCCGATTCGGTGGCCGTGGCCTACTTCGGCGACGGCGCCACGAGTGAGGGCGACGTCAACGAGGCGATGGTCTTTGCAGCCAGTTTCCAGGCGCCGGTGGTGTTCTTCTGCCAGAACAACCACTGGGCCATCTCCGAGCCCGTCAAGCTGCAGTCGCACATCCAGATCGCGGACCGCGCCGCCGGCTTCGGCATCCCCAGCATGCGCGTCGACGGCAACGACGTCCTGGCCGTTATGGCCGCAATGCGCATCGCCCTCGACCGGGCGCGGCACGGGGGAGGACCCACCTTCATCGAGGCTGTCACCTACCGGATGGGCCCGCACACGACGGCGGATGATCCCACCCGCTACCGGGACGCCAACGAGCTCGAGGACTGGGCCGCCAAGGATCCGATTGCCCGGGTGAAGTCCCTGCTGGAACGCAAGGGACTGCTCACCGCGGAGCTCGAAGCCGCCGTCACAGCAAAGGCGGACGCCGTGGCCAAGGCGCTGCGGGCCGGCACCATCAACATGCCCGAGCCGCAGCCGCTGGACGTCTTCAAGCACGTCTACAGCACCCCCAATTCCTGGCTCGACCGCCAGCAGGACCACTATTCCCGCTACCTGGCTTCCTTCGGTGATCCCGCAGAAGCCGCTTCTGAAGAAGGTGCACGCTGA